The Sphingopyxis fribergensis genome contains a region encoding:
- a CDS encoding tyrosine-type recombinase/integrase — protein MDWLTTLAHRMTNTAKPSRPKLPRMVRIGSIILLSDRLMDIGLEKLRVGRRSGAPIYRDGLLIGLLIHRPMRRRNLTDLRIGHNLFVDDFGIRITIPRKETKKGVPFDGYVPKRLEEATFTYLDRVRPVLLKNDIPDEGWLWVGRRGRQVTADQISTRVTRIMREHFGRDLSPHLFRDCAATEAALERPELIGITKHVLGHMTLASSQKFYNQATSFTAFSRHADVIRKLRGEGS, from the coding sequence GTGGACTGGCTTACCACGCTCGCACACCGGATGACGAACACCGCGAAGCCGTCACGTCCCAAACTGCCGCGCATGGTTCGGATAGGCAGCATCATTCTGCTCTCCGACAGGCTGATGGACATCGGCCTCGAAAAACTGCGGGTCGGCCGCCGCAGCGGCGCTCCGATCTATCGCGACGGTTTGCTCATCGGCTTGCTCATCCACCGCCCGATGCGTCGCCGCAATCTCACGGACCTGCGGATCGGCCATAACCTGTTCGTCGATGACTTCGGCATCAGGATCACGATCCCGCGCAAAGAGACCAAGAAGGGGGTTCCCTTCGACGGTTATGTTCCCAAGCGGCTCGAAGAGGCGACATTCACCTATCTCGATCGGGTTCGACCTGTCCTGCTCAAGAACGATATTCCTGACGAGGGCTGGCTCTGGGTGGGGCGCCGAGGCAGGCAGGTGACGGCTGATCAGATCAGCACGCGCGTTACTCGCATCATGCGGGAGCACTTCGGAAGAGACCTCTCGCCGCACCTGTTCCGCGATTGCGCGGCCACCGAAGCTGCCCTTGAGCGCCCGGAGCTTATCGGCATTACGAAGCATGTGCTCGGCCATATGACGCTGGCTTCGAGCCAGAAATTCTACAATCAGGCGACCAGTTTCACCGCCTTCTCCCGCCACGCCGACGTAATTCGCAAGCTGCGGGGAGAAGGATCATGA